GCTGTTCCCTGCTGCCATGGCAGGATTGATGCCGGCTCAGAACTCAGAGGGCGCCGATCAGCTTCAGTTTCTTCAACACCGCGATGCTGGGCTCGCCGGTGACGGGCAGATCATAGTGGCGTTCGAAACGGCGGATGGCTGAGCGGGTTTCCTCGCCGGCTATGCCATCAATGCTGACATTGCTGAAAGCCATGTTGGTGAGGCCGCGCTGGATTTCCATCACGAGCCCCGGATCGGCCACGGCAGTGGGGGGG
The sequence above is a segment of the Pseudanabaena sp. BC1403 genome. Coding sequences within it:
- a CDS encoding peptidoglycan-binding domain-containing protein, with amino-acid sequence PPTAVADPGLVMEIQRGLTNMAFSNVSIDGIAGEETRSAIRRFERHYDLPVTGEPSIAVLKKLKLIGAL